The following DNA comes from Bdellovibrionota bacterium.
GGGGGGAAAACGGCGCCCGTCCTTTCGTGGAAGATGCGTCCGGTCGGGAGTTGGGAGAGGAAGTTTCCTCCGACCTGCTCCCCGGATTCCAGCCGCGTAAGCCGGTGGCGGGAAAGGACCTGCTGCTTTCCATCGACTCCAAAGTGCAGGAGGCGGCCGAGGCGGCTTTTACGCTCAATGCCGGCGCCGTGGTGGCGATCAATCCCAAGAACGGAGATGTACTCGCGTTGGTGAGTCGCCCGGAATATGCGCCGGAACAATTCGTGAGGGGAGTCTCGAGTGAATATTGGCAAAAGCTGACGCAAGATCCACTCAACCCCCTCTACGATCGGGCGCTCCGTGGGCTTTATCCTCCCGGTTCCACGTTCAAAATCATCACCGCCGCGGCCGCGCTCGAGGAAAATGTGATCGCCGAAAGCGACACGGTGTTCTGTCCTGGGCATTACAAGCTTGGGCGGGAAACGAAACGATGCTGGAAGAAGGGAGGCCACGGGTCGGTCAATTTTCACCGTGCCTTGGTGGAGTCGTGCGACGTTTATTTTTATGAGATGGGAAGGCGTCTGGGGATCGACCGGCTCGCCAAATATGCCATGGGATTTGGAATGGGAACGGAAACCGGAATCGGAATCAATCGAGAGGAAGGCGGACTCGTTCCCACGGAAAAATGGAAGCAGCGAGTGTACAAACAGCCGTGGGTCGGGGGAGAAACGCTCTCGGTGGCGATCGGACAGGGTGCCCTTCAAGTCACGCCGCTTCAGCTCGCGGCGGCCGTAGCGGCCGTCGTGAACGGCGGTACGCTCTATCGGCCACGAATCGCCATTCGAGCGCAGAGGAGAAACGGCCTGGATGCGCAACCGTTTCCCACGTTTGAACGAGGGAAGATGATCCTTACCGACGCGCATCGACAGGCGATTCTTCGAGGCTTGGGAGGTGTTGTGAACGAGATCGGGGGGACGGCGTACTGGCACGCGCGCTCGGACGTCGTTGCGATCGGCGGAAAGACCGGCACGGCACAGGTCGTGGGTCGGCGCTCCGGGATTAAGATCGACGATCACGCCTGGTTTGTGGCGTTCGCTCCGGTGGAAGATCCCCAGATCGTGGTGTCGGTGATCGTCGAAAACGGCGGGCATGGGGGAACCGTGGCTGCGCCGATCGCGAAGAAAGTGATCGAGGCGTATCTCGGGGGAACCAGTTGAGGCGTTTTTTCGACACGAAACTGATCGATCACTTCGATTGGGCCCTCTTTAGCTGTGTGGCGGCGATTCTTTTCTTGAGCTTACTCAATCTTTACAGTGCAACATTCGATCTGCCGGCCGCGCGGTTCTTTCGATCTCAACTCGTTTGGATTTCCATCGGGACGGCCGTTGCGACCTTCGTTCTCTTTTTCGATTACCGATTGCTCGAACGTCTTTCCCTTCCGATTTATTGTCTCAGCGTCTTATTGGTGGCGTTGGTTCTATTCACCGGCCGCAGTGTGCTGGGCGCCCAGCGCTGGCTTCAGATCGGCCCGCTTTCACTCCAACCGTCCGAGCTCGCGAAGATCGGGATTGTCATCGGCTTGGCTCGGTACTTCCATACCTGGAGAGGGTCCCGGGCGCTGTCGCTTGCCGGGCTCTTTTGGCCCGGTCTGATGACGGCCGTTCCGGTTCTCTTGATTCTCAAACAGCCC
Coding sequences within:
- a CDS encoding FtsW/RodA/SpoVE family cell cycle protein; this translates as MRRFFDTKLIDHFDWALFSCVAAILFLSLLNLYSATFDLPAARFFRSQLVWISIGTAVATFVLFFDYRLLERLSLPIYCLSVLLVALVLFTGRSVLGAQRWLQIGPLSLQPSELAKIGIVIGLARYFHTWRGSRALSLAGLFWPGLMTAVPVLLILKQPDLGTAIIVFSISAAMILFVGVRNRVLALAVVAALIAIPFAWRYALRPYQKS
- the mrdA gene encoding penicillin-binding protein 2, whose amino-acid sequence is MFSVGERRSQEDFRSRFLGMTTLVVFAFGLLLARLWYLQIFQGRKLREFSEKNRITIKQIPAMRGRILDRNGNIIADSRPSFDLLVIPSQAEGSLWATLTKVGNLLHLSAGELEAAYNKAEAGSPYDPTVIKRDMTRDQLALIMVRQYSIPGIDVIYSPARSYPFGTHGSHLLGYLGEINKQELKQIRDRSDTTYNLGDVWGISGVEKTYEFALRGENGARPFVEDASGRELGEEVSSDLLPGFQPRKPVAGKDLLLSIDSKVQEAAEAAFTLNAGAVVAINPKNGDVLALVSRPEYAPEQFVRGVSSEYWQKLTQDPLNPLYDRALRGLYPPGSTFKIITAAAALEENVIAESDTVFCPGHYKLGRETKRCWKKGGHGSVNFHRALVESCDVYFYEMGRRLGIDRLAKYAMGFGMGTETGIGINREEGGLVPTEKWKQRVYKQPWVGGETLSVAIGQGALQVTPLQLAAAVAAVVNGGTLYRPRIAIRAQRRNGLDAQPFPTFERGKMILTDAHRQAILRGLGGVVNEIGGTAYWHARSDVVAIGGKTGTAQVVGRRSGIKIDDHAWFVAFAPVEDPQIVVSVIVENGGHGGTVAAPIAKKVIEAYLGGTS